The window ATTATTAGCGTTATTTCTTTTACATATTAATACAGAATCAGAATGATGTCATTATATAACATATAGCCTAAAAAACTATATCATTAAGATATCATATGAGTCATAAATGTGGAACATCTATCTTAATTCATATAAAGATATACTAATGATTTTTCAACCCTAAATTCAACCCACTAGTAGCCTACTGAATCAGAAGGACATTATTAGCCTTTACAGAATAAATGATTGAACATAGTATAACTGTTATATCATAATTGAATAGATATGATTAAAAACACACCTGAATTTGAACCACttgtatataataaagaattaGAATGATGTCATTAGCACATACAGGATACTgggcaaatgttttaggcacttttgaaaaatgttgcatagtgaggatgtcttaaaataTAATGTCACACAGTGTATTCATTTATCAAGTAACATCATACAAAgcctagtaaacataaaaaagctcaatcaatatttggtgtgaccacctttgccttcaaaacagcaccaattctcctagaatTGGAAACTATAGTGAGTTGACTTGACTTAATTGACTGAGTACACTCGTTCCCTCAGTTGAACAGAGACTTAAGTCTCCAAAACGTAATAACTGAAGTTCACTTGACTTGGTGATCatatgaacttaactatttaaattaaggtaactagatgcaagtagactcaAATAAAACTCagaagagctaaaacctctatgaagtcttaataacaactatttaaatgcccccatatgttccctttgaccaagaaaCATAATTACAATTAAATCATTCAAGCGCAAGGCGTTATAGTTATACCCCattgcctcaattttgtactcaatagtttgagttattaacacttaaaatcttaagtctatagatttttaagaaaaataagttcaaggaacacagatatttgagttatgagcccaaaacttgatttttccagtaataacaaatgtaacattttgaatCCAAACAATAGATTCCTAACGAGCTATTCTCACCTGGAGCAAACATTTGTGCCGGATCGCGTGGCGACAAAGCGAAGCTTTtttcacagttttgtttttcttcgCCCGAACAATTGCCCTGACCAATAATATATAAGCTTTAGATCACGTGTCAGAAACCGTTGCAGTAACCAGAGCCAGAGCAACTGGTGACCGTGGCATATAATTAATATTGCTCCAAatgtgactctagccaggtctcctaagcaaccaaattggcccggttgctagggagggtagcgtCACATCAGGAAACTTCCTTGTGGTTGctgtaatgtgtggttctcactcttggtggggcgcgtggtgaattgtgcgtggatgctgcggagaatagtgtgaagcctccacacgctctacatctctgcagtaacgcactcaacaagccatgtgataagatgtgcagattcactacgccaccaggaggacttagagcgcattgggaattgggcatttcaaattggggagaaactttttttttttcaaatggtaACATGCTTTAACCGTTAAACCATTTTTCACACTCGATTCTTTCTAATCATTataatactgtcagtcaacttgtcaGCAGATGAACTGAAATAATTTGTGAAGTGTCTCGAAAGTTTTCTTACtctttgagcaaatcaacaacacactcATCATTGCTGCTTCAGCTGGTAGAGTGATGCGTTTTATTTTTTCGATCTGCTCACTAGATAGCTTGCttttcttgtttattttgcaaacttgtcaagtgGTTATTTCTTCTAACCCGCTGACGGGCGTAGGGTGGACCAGCTCAAAAGGTGCGTTAAACCGCCTACCATACCAGgataaaattgcttgtcgattagcaccacctattgtaaaggcgtgaatgtgctaacggCGAACAGTCGCTTCGCTTTCAATGGAATGGGCCATTTGCCGGTGATTCGCCTCTCATAATCGCGtcgagtttggtgtgaaaagtcctttagggtttacagtgcagtttttcttagttgttggcagatagaatgTTCAAAGGTTCTTGGAATATTCGCCACAGtgcttctatctatttaggctgtctcaattgcttctgtctctttatataatcccagactgactcaatgttcagtggggggctctgtgggggccatgccatatgttgcagggctccctgttcttctattctgtttgcaaaaggaatgtttgggagtctaacatttatatttcctgttgacacactaaagcggtagatataaataaacatcttaagaAAAGAGAAACATCTTACagtatgtgcctaagacttttgcacagtactgtataaataaacattGATGAATAGATACGAGTAATATCAGTGGAACATCTTGTAAATGGTATAAATGTAAGACACAAAAAAGATTATTTAATGCTGAGTTTGAAAGTTTGAAACACATAAAAGAATCATAGAAAGATGTCCCTATGTAATTTATATAGCATAACACAgtcaacatattattattattattattatttttcccctttttctcccaatttggaatgcctaattcccaatgtgctttttaagtcctcgtggtcgcgtagtgattagccgagtccgggtggcggaggatgaatcccagttgcctccgcgtctgagatcgtcaacccacgcatcttatcgtgtggctttttgagcgcattgccacggagacatagcttcacgccatccaccgcggcaactacgctcaactcaccacacgccccaccgagaacgaaccacattatagcgaccacgaggaggttaccccatgtgactctaccctccctagctccgggccaatttggttgcttaggggacctggctggagtcactcagcatgccctgggattcgaactagtgaactagcgaactgatttacccaggcccccacagtcAATGTTTTATTGTCCTGGATAAATGcagttttacattgaaaaactgaATATACATGCATAAGAATGAATCTTTTTCTGGAACCATGAGACTATGCAGTCCACTCTCTTCCTCTGACATTTGTCTAGCTTATTTTTATGTCTGTTACAAATTAAATAGATTACAAGCGTGTGCTGTGGTAAGCGCTGTGTTTGACTAATGCAGTTTGTATTGGAATTGCTGCTAAGAGAGACACATAAACAGCATCAAGAGCTTCGGGTTTCTGTATACTGTATCCTCATTAACCCGGATTACAGTAACCTAGCAGTGGAAACAACATTGTGATCCATCGTCCAGCGAGGTATCCTGTGTCCCCCTCATGTATTTAGGTGTTTAGCCATTTGCCCAATGAAAAATAATGGCTGAGAGATAATAGCACTTAAGGTATCGATCTAAGTGTGGAAAGCAAATATTATTTGTGGATGAAGCCACTAATGTTTATTGTAAGTGGACACTTCACATTCCTTAGGGAAACACTGgaaaccctgctggaaaaaaaaacagcctaaggtggtttgctggtcttaactggttcaAGCTTGTTTAGCTGGTCTTCTAGCCTGGTAAAGCTGGTCTTCAACTGGTTTAATCTTCCAGCCTGGACAAGCTGGTGTTTATTTGGACAGCTGTTTTCTAAGCTTGACAAACTGACAAGTACCCAAAACCCCTCAAAAACCATCAGACCAGACCAACCTGACCAGCTCTGActagcaaaccaccttaggcttaACCTCTTTTCTTTTTATGACCTCTCAGATTTTAAGGAGTCTGATTGTGTTTTGTGATGGAATTAATCATCAAATGTCTCGCACTTCCTGTTTACGCCTGTTTCACAGAAAAGCAAAGGTTGGAGAACACCGAGTCCACACGTTTTGTCCATCATAGTTCATGTTTTAGATTACGTGTGCTGTTGAATGTTTGTTTAGAATCTTGAGTTCTGTAATGTTGCTGTCTGGAAAAACAACACCCATGGATTTGACTCATTTATTCGGTTTTCTTCCAAATCAATGATTGAAAGCACAAGAAGTGTTGAAACAATACGTCAAACTTGACTGTTTAGCTTCATAATTAACACGCACTATgcaacaagataaaaaaaattcagtttcctaatgttattgttttccaaagtacgtggttatggagagcattttcgaaagtctccattttcggtggaaAAAAATGCTGTTGCATTGTGGATGATAGGTGTTAACAGAAgggtttctgagcatatggggccCTAAGCGAGTTCCTATATGAATATCCTACacaaatcagtctgtgcttaccaaaattcgaaccactgcctcaagtggccaaagctggaagtgttgttgaacgtataggcgcgcatgagctccagtttgcgagtgaaatgtccacagagtggcgccaaaagcgagttgtatttttacttataaatgatgtaatacagtctacaagaatgcatatttgattaactgtacccccaaaccccaaacctaaaccaacCGTAAGTGGAgtaaaatttgaattttaaagcaAATATTAATTTAAGCTATCAGTAGAGCTTGAGGTAAATGTGTCAATGCTCCAATTGATGCAAAATGttgattttagggtacatgaactttcggaagcaatatgttgatttcctgtgtgatgatGTTGTTTTAGTCTTCTTGAGTAATAATAGTACTGCTTGGCAACCGTTATACATTTTTTGACTGCCatccatttttttgtgtgtgtatttccaCCAGGCCCAAAGATCTTTAGATGTGAAGTTCACAAGATGAAATAAGCAAAAGAAGTTCCCTCTGGAGAAGCAACTCATTTGCTGCCATCATGTTTTCGTCGTTCTTCTCGAACCATAGAACTGCTGTATCATCCAATGAAACTCCCCTGTGCTTTTCGATCAACAGCCCCCCTTTTGAATACAACCACACCATTGCCTCTGCCTACTTCTCAGCAGTGTTTAGCGGACTTGGACTGAGCTCGAACCTCTTCGCCTTGGTGGTGCTAGCCAAGACGTTCCATCACACCAAGAGCCGGTCCCGTTCCTCCTTCCTGCTGTTTCTCGGTGGCCTGGTGTTTACCGACTTCATGGGACTCGTGATCACTGGTTCCATTGTGGTGTCCTTCcatattacacacttcaactgGCGCGAGCTGGACCCCCATTGCCACTTTTGCAACTTCATGGGCATGTCCATGGTCTTCTATGGCCTTTGCCCGCTGTTGTTGGGGGCCGCCATGGCCATGGAACGCTTTGTGGGGATCAACCGACCCTTTGCTCGTTCTACCAACATGTCCAAGAGCAGAGCCTTGTCAATCGTCGCCATGTTGTGGGTTACGGCAGGTTGTATCAGCTTGTTGCCTTTGGTGGGGCTTGGAAGCTATCACCTGCAGATGCCTGGATCATGGTGTTTCCTGAACATCAGCTCCAAACCTCTGGACATGACCTTCAGTTTGATCTTCTCACTGGTTGGTCTGCTGTCGCTGGTCATGTCCTTCTTGCTCAACACGGTGAGCGTGATTACACTTCTAAGGGTGTGTTGCGGGCAAGACGCCAGTCAACGGAGACGAGACTATGAAGTGGAGATGATGGTACAGTTGATCCTGATCATGGTCATTGCATCTATCTGCTGGTGCCCTCTACTGGTAAGTGTTGATTCTatcactgctgaaaaaaacaacttaaaccagcctaaggtgggtAACTGGTCTTCCAGCCCTGccaagctggttaggctggtctgaTTTGCTGGTTTTAAATGGGTTTTGAGCACTTGGGGACTTGGCTGGCAAGGAAgatcagctaaaccagctgaagaccagcttggccaggctgggaggccAGTGAACATTcttatgctggtttaagctgggttTTTCTGCAGGCATCATTACATGCATTGTGCTTATGAAATTATTCTTAAATATTGAATAGCCTGTTTTTGCTCAACTGACCAAAATGACCAGGAATTAGCTGGAATCGTTGTATAAATAgcctctgtttcaaaacctagtgagctgcatactgcctacataggcagctggcttctaaggcagcatcctaactgagatagaaacctcataagtgactctATAGATGTAGCAACACCACACCCCATGCAAATAGCACTCAGCACGGAAAACTTGCTgttgattccaatagagttttATGCTAACATGTTGCTAATGACTTTATAATAatctatattatataaaataaatctaaaagCACAAAATAGACATAACATGCACTTATACAATACTTTTTTGAATGAAATATattcataaacaaaaaaattcttGACTCGTcggccatcttggatttatttttccacttgtttttTCTGCCTTCGAATTTGGctaaaacaaggtatcttaggaGGCATCATAGTTTGTCCCTCTACCATTTGGAACATCCTTTACATCTGGGTCCTGAACCTAACCCCTAAACATAGGATACTGCTTATATAGGctactcactaggttttggaacaaagcaatTGTCTCAAGTTAGCTTTCAACACAAAACGTTGCCTTGTTCATTGGCGTATGGTTTTTTTCAAACTACACAGACTTGTTGTGATATCTGTAAACATGCCATTGGTACAAGTTCATTGTTCACATCTGATTTCAAATAATTTGTTAATGCAAAACAATGTTCTTTAAATATGACTCACCAATTATAAATCCAGATGTCAGCAGCATCTGGTACAAACTTGTGATGTGACTTTACGAGAACTGCTTCTTGTAATTGTCTATTTTAATTATCTCTGACGCTGCTTGTTTTATTTCCTGCTCATCACATTTATCTTACAAAAGGTGTTTGTGTATTAGTTTAACTCAATACAGGAACAGTATTGAAGTCATAAGGGCAGATGTATTAAGGTTTTACAGGTTTTCAAATAATATGTTAAGAGGCTTAACTCAGGAAGTTTTTTCAGTGTTCTGTAAGTTGAGGAACATTACAGAATTGCGTGTGGGATACTGATAAGACTAATGCGAAAGAGTCATTTCCTGTGGAAGGAAAGAACAGGaagtccaacacacacacaatccagcatttttaacaaaatatgaaaGATAATAACTCTTTGCACACCAGAAGTTTTTAAGGTTTCAATGACACTACCTAACCTTGTTTCTCCTGGACAGATATACATTTTGAAGACCGTTGTGTCCTCCGTACCTGTGAACCCTTATAGCGTACTGTTCTCTCTGCGATTGGCCACCTTCAATCAGATATGTGACCCCTGGATTTACATCCTATGTCAGGAGTCTAGACTGAGGCGAGTACATTAACCGATCCAGTTGGCTAATCCAGATTGCAATCCGAATTAACAGCGAGCACCATTCACACTCCTTTGTCAAATGTAACATAAGATTGCTGCAGACTTCTTCTGCCATTTGCTGATTCATTGCAGCAACAGTGCAAGAATGGCCGCTGTGTACtggcatcatcatcatcctcctgACATCTCATTACGGTTACCATGGTAACGgaagtttctgccaaaatactatTTTTACTccagttattgttactactgtaaaaatcATAGATATGGGATTATTctaaattataaaagaattagacatttatataaaataatatatatatatatatatatatatatacacacacacatataatgcattttgttacattttatgtatttatttgtttctttgtttgaaTAACTGCAGTATCTATAAGCAAGTTCAAAAAGTTGCAGTAGTAATTGTTTTGgtaataataaaatcattataggattaatagaaattataaaacaatttatacattcatataacataaaaataaaatatatttagttaaattgtatttttttacttacctactttatttatttgaatgactGCATATATTGTTTtggtaataaaattattataggattattataaattataaatcaaTGTATAcaattatgaaatataatatattatgcaatttcattatttatttatctatttattttaaatgactgCAGTAGCTAATACAAAGTTCAAAAAGATACAGTACTTACTGTAGCAACTCTAATGTTTTGATAATAAACATAAATTACTTAtagaattataaaatataaattaatacaattataaaataaaatataatatattttttgcaatataatttatttatttgaataactTCAGTAGCTAATACAAAGTTAAGAGTACTTACTGTAACAATTATATTGTTTTGATGATAAATTATTAtagaattattataaattataaaccaatttatatatttataatataaaacaaatatattttgttacattgtatttatttacttacctatttatttatttgaatgtcAGCAACTATATTGTTTTGGtaataaacaaaattattataggattattataaattattaatcaatttatacaattataaaatataatatattttatgcgatttaattaatttatttgaatgacTTCAGTAGCTAAACCAAGTGCAAAAAATGACAGTACTTACTGTAGCAACTATACTGTTTTGGTGGATACTGTGGTTACTATGGTAAGCTGGTAAATGTTTGATGAGAATGTTTTGTTGCATCaaatgcactgtgtgtgtttgagcatgtGTGTATTCTGTCGAGTGAACACTGTTAAGATGTGTAATTTAGAACTGTCTAGCTCACAATTTTTATTTCTAAGTGTTCATGATAACAACATACCCCTTTGGTATCTTACAggaataatcaaaataatcaaaaaggtcATGTGACCACCAGACAATTCCACGCTTAAAAATTCTTTGCAGTCTCCAAATAAGGCGGCGTCTGACCTCACATgattcattttacagtatgtcCAGTATTTTCTAGGaaaaaatgaaacagaaattATATTTGCATGAAGGAAATGGAgcctatatatatctatattgtCCTTGACAGATTATGTGAGATTCATGCAATAAATGTTTTCAGAGACTTGAAAAAACATtaccaaatacagtatatttagtatCGGCATGATGTAATTTTGGTTCTGGAAACTGTTTGTCTGACACCCTCAGATGATATATTCTGGTCttgcttctatatatatatatattgtaaaaaaaaacatttgtttttcaagTCAtcttgtatacatttttaaatgacaaatCCCTTAGTGACCCCAGTGCACCACAATGACTGTGTTTAATTTTCAACGTCTGACTCAAGTGGAATTCAAGCGTTGGCTCACGCTCAGCGTACACATGGCCAATTatgtttctgttttgtttcaACCATTTCTCACTCACATACTCGTTTTTTTGCTCTTTGCAGGTGTTTATTGCACAGACCGTGTTGTCGGGCAGCAGGCTCGAAGTTCGTTACCTGCTTCTCTGGCTTCGTTTTGCGTCGGGGAACCAGGTCTTGGATCCCTGGGTCTACATCCTGTTCCGACGTTCCATACTGAAACAGATTTACCCCAGAATGGACTGGTCCCGTGGCTCAATCGTCAGCATGTACTCATCATTCTCCACCTCAGTTCGGAAGCTCACTCGTGCCTCTTTCGCAGGAACCCTTGGCGATTTGGATCATGTCCGACAAAATCCAGACGGATCTAAACAGGAGGATACTCCCTTATCAGTACAAATCACCTCTGGCTCTTCTCAATCCTTTAGCAATTTAAAGAGTTGAAACTTGTGTAGATTGTACTACTGTAATTATTAAATCTACTTTGTCATGAATTTGCAAAGACTGAATTGCGCTGTTAGTGTTGTTtctttgcatgcactgtctgcgTTGTTTTAGCACCCGACTCTATAAAGCAATTATGCAAATCAAGATAACGACACCCAAAAACATTCTGCAGAATGCAATTTGTGCATCATGattctgagtgctaggttgtggaCGATGCAGCAGATTATCGCGACTTCACGATATCGCTGGATTGggtctttaaaatgctgaaaattCGCTCAGCTACACTAGATGGACGCCTGGTTAGAATGCTCTTCAAAATCGTTTGATCATCATTAGATGAATAACTGTAGCAATGATCTCTAGAAAATGAAcataaacatctcttttaaacgaAATTTCATTTACCGCCTGCTTTCTGCGGGTGAATAGCGCTGACTTGTGTGAATAATGCgtgttttataataattaatttacatggAAAGGACGCGTGTTTGCACTGCAAAGGATGACAATGGAAATTGTTTATGAAACAAGAGCAGAGCGATTTTTGGTGTTGTTGTGAAAACCATTCAAAAATGCTAGGTTCTTACTTGGactgttgatttaatgcattactttagtttgattaattatattaaaaaatgatGTGTTAAGAAACGTGTTGCAATTAATTATGCCTCCTTACCCGAATGTTAATTCCATAATTAAAGTACTTTTTTccaccattggagcaattcaagcttggaaGTACTTTGTGTGTTCGCGAGCCACGTcggcagggggcagtcagcgcgcctcaacaaacctcacaagcagcgcagccaccgaatccaagtaggtatagctgcaagcCGGAGATCTCCACAATGGggcagggttactccagaagggggttgcaccaactccaaaaggtaGTCTCACCGAATCAGAGACTGTCTTGACAACTGGATGGAGCACAGAATAAGATGCGATTTTAAAACTATCAAATTATTTTTCACTTGCCACGCATCCTAAAACACATCATTTACGACTCTGAAAACCAATGAGaagctccaaaagtgtccgtctgatgcttatgtacagtacatagaccgtcaattaaaaatagcacattcGTTCTAGTCATATTTTTATGAATCAGGCCCATTGACTTAATTTAGATACATGTTATTCCATCACAGATaaactggttaaactggattgcgaTGGTTTGTGAATAAGATGCaagtttttgcgctgaaataccgtgctcaaaagtggcgcaactgtaaattcGCCTCTAAGAATGTGAATTGTTTTCGGTTTCCACTGGTCTAATGCCCGAGTAAACCCGTCCATCAGGAATGAAATCAGATGTTTGTGATCTGCTGTGGATCACACTCACTGTTCTCCACTCGTTCCTCTGAGCAATGAGCTCAGCTTGTGGCGGATCGAGATGCATCGTTTTCGGAGAGTCACTGAAGGCCGGTCTGGCCAAAAGACTTTTCAAGAAGGCCATGTTTGAGCTGTCTTAATGTGGCAAACTTGTAGTAATTCAAAGCATACACATGGAGAGGGATTAAACTGAGGCAAACTTACAGATGTTGTTGTGGAAGCTCACAGACGGGTCTCATTTCAGGAATACTGCCCAGTACTGGCTTGCTTCCCAGACATATACACTCCCTTTGCTTGTCGTTAAAACTATGAGGACCACACACTTTGTCAAAATGGCATTAAAACAATTGTCTGCTTTTGAATGCAACTATGAAAGGAATTCTGGTTTATTTCTAGTCTAAATGTGAAAAGAAGACTCTTGCTCGATTTCATCATGGAAAGTTCTTGTCTTTTAGAGAAAAAAATAGGTCGTTAAAATTGTATTACTAATATTTAACGTTAGCATGGAACCCTAGCTCTGttgcaaaacctaatgagcttgctgtctactgcctatacCTTGCtgaaaaacaacttaaaccagcctaatctGGTCTTACTTGGTTTAAGTTGTCTCTCAGCCcagccaagctggtctttagctgttAACCcaacctgaccagctgaaaagtaccCAAAACACCTTTAAAACCTTCAAACAAATGAGCCAGACCAGGCTGGGAGAAAAGCTAAGACCaccaaaccagcttaggctggtttaagctgttttttagcAGTGTACAtgggcagctgccttctaagtaACCGATTTGAAGCACTTTTGGAGTAGCCTTTGCATCGGGTGCacttatgatgccttaaaatgcttacTACTTAGCCAGCTCCTAAATATTTTGAGAAAATGTCTGGTATTTTTTGGTATGATCTCATATTTATGTTGAATGTAAACAGTTGTGCATTATTATTCTTGATGTGCTAACCCATACAGTATGTTGCATCATAATGGTCATACTCATGATTCGTCCCACTTCTATTTGGATTGCGTTGGTCTGTCAGTCTGAAAAGCATTTGCGTTGTTGTGACAGATGACTTCTGGGAAGCAATGTTGCTAGCAGAGCTAGTAGGTGGGAAAGGAAGAAccaggaaaacaaacaaacatggaatGTCTAGATTCATATCTGCATCCTCTTTCTAACTAATTATTGGCCCCAGGGGGCCCCTGTTTCACAGCCACTTAAGGAGCATTCACACAGACTGAGATTTAGCAGGGTGTGGACACGAAGCTGTATATCACATTTTGTAAGAATCGGTCAcacggtggcgctataataagctaATTCGCATTTTTGCTAATAACGCCGCAACCGCATAgg of the Myxocyprinus asiaticus isolate MX2 ecotype Aquarium Trade chromosome 49, UBuf_Myxa_2, whole genome shotgun sequence genome contains:
- the LOC127438036 gene encoding thromboxane A2 receptor-like isoform X2 produces the protein MFSSFFSNHRTAVSSNETPLCFSINSPPFEYNHTIASAYFSAVFSGLGLSSNLFALVVLAKTFHHTKSRSRSSFLLFLGGLVFTDFMGLVITGSIVVSFHITHFNWRELDPHCHFCNFMGMSMVFYGLCPLLLGAAMAMERFVGINRPFARSTNMSKSRALSIVAMLWVTAGCISLLPLVGLGSYHLQMPGSWCFLNISSKPLDMTFSLIFSLVGLLSLVMSFLLNTVSVITLLRVCCGQDASQRRRDYEVEMMVQLILIMVIASICWCPLLIYILKTVVSSVPVNPYSVLFSLRLATFNQICDPWIYILCQESRLRCLLHRPCCRAAGSKFVTCFSGFVLRRGTRSWIPGSTSCSDVPY
- the LOC127438036 gene encoding thromboxane A2 receptor-like isoform X1, with amino-acid sequence MFSSFFSNHRTAVSSNETPLCFSINSPPFEYNHTIASAYFSAVFSGLGLSSNLFALVVLAKTFHHTKSRSRSSFLLFLGGLVFTDFMGLVITGSIVVSFHITHFNWRELDPHCHFCNFMGMSMVFYGLCPLLLGAAMAMERFVGINRPFARSTNMSKSRALSIVAMLWVTAGCISLLPLVGLGSYHLQMPGSWCFLNISSKPLDMTFSLIFSLVGLLSLVMSFLLNTVSVITLLRVCCGQDASQRRRDYEVEMMVQLILIMVIASICWCPLLVFIAQTVLSGSRLEVRYLLLWLRFASGNQVLDPWVYILFRRSILKQIYPRMDWSRGSIVSMYSSFSTSVRKLTRASFAGTLGDLDHVRQNPDGSKQEDTPLSVQITSGSSQSFSNLKS